One Neovison vison isolate M4711 chromosome 2, ASM_NN_V1, whole genome shotgun sequence genomic window carries:
- the RPS6KA1 gene encoding ribosomal protein S6 kinase alpha-1 isoform X4 codes for MKVLKKATLKVRDRVRTKMERDILADVNHPFVVKLHYAFQTEGKLYLILDFLRGGDLFTRLSKEVMFTEEDVKFYLAELALGLDHLHSLGIIYRDLKPENILLDEEGHIKLTDFGLSKEAIDHEKKAYSFCGTVEYMAPEVVNRQGHTHSADWWSYGVLMFEMLTGSLPFQGKDRKETMTLILKAKLGMPQFLSTEAQSLLRALFKRNPANRLGSGPDGAEEIKRHAFYSTIDWNKLYRREIKPPFKPAVAQPDDTFYFDTEFTSRTPKDSPGIPPSAGAHQLFRGFSFVATGLMEDDGKPRTTQAPLHSVVQQLHGKNLVFSDGYIVKETIGVGSYSVCKRCVHKATNMEYAVKVIDKSKRDPSEEIEILLRYGQHPNIITLKDVYDDGKHVYLVTELMRGGELLDKILRQKFFSEREASFVLHTISKTVEYLHSQGVVHRDLKPSNILYVDESGNPECLRICDFGFAKQLRAENGLLMTPCYTANFVAPEVLKRQGYDEGCDIWSLGILLYTMLAGYTPFANGPSDTPEEILTRIGSGKFTLSGGNWNTVSETAKDLVSKMLHVDPHQRLTAKQVLQHPWITQKDKLPQSQLSHQDLQLVKGAMAATYSALNSSKPTPQLKPIESSILAQRRVRKLPSTTL; via the exons GTGATGTTCACGGAGGAGGACGTGAAGTTTTACCTGGCTGAGCTGGCTTTGGGCCTGGACCACCTGCACAGCCTGGGCATCATTTACAGGGACCTCAAGCCTGAAAA CATCCTTTTGGATGAGGAGGGCCACATCAAACTCACTG ACTTTGGCCTGAGCAAGGAGGCCATTGACCATGAGAAAAAAGcctattccttctgtgggacggTGGAGTACATGGCCCCCGAGGTTGTCAACCGCCAGGGCCATACCCACAGCGCGGACTGGTGGTCCTATGGGGTGTTGATG TTTGAGATGCTGACCGGCTCCCTGCCCTTCCAGGGGAAGGACCGGAAGGAGACCATGACGTTGATTCTGAA GGCGAAGCTAGGCATGCCCCAGTTTCTGAGCACGGAAGCCCAGAGCCTCCTGCGGGCCCTGTTCAAGCGGAATCCTGCCAACCGGCTTG GCTCCGGCCCTGACGGGGCAGAGGAAATCAAGCGGCATGCCTTCTACTCTACCATTGACTGGAAT AAGCTATACCGTCGTGAGATCAAGCCGCCCTTCAAGCCAGCCGTGGCACAACCTGATGATACCTTCTACTTTGACACTGAGTTCACGTCCCGCACACCCAAGG ACTCCCCGGGCATCCCCCCCAGCGCTGGTGCCCATCAGCTATTCCGTGGCTTCAGCTTCGTGGCCACTGGCCTGATGGAGGACGATGGCAAGCCTCGGACCACGCAGGCACCACTGCACTCAGTGGTACAG CAACTCCATGGGAAAAACCTGGTTTTTAGCGATGGCTACATCGTAAAGGAGACGATCGGTGTGGGCTCCTACTCCGTATGCAAGCGCTGTGTCCATAAGGCCACCAATATGGAGTACGCTGTCAAG GTCATCGACAAGAGCAAGCGGGATCCCTCGGAAGAGATTGAGATTCTTCTGCGGTATGGACAGCACCCCAACATCATCACTCTGAAagac GTGTACGATGACGGCAAGCACGTGTATCTGGTGACAGAGCTGATGCGGGGTGGGGAGCTGCTAGACAAGATCCTGCGGCAGAAATTCTTCTCCGAGCGGGAGGCCAGCTTTGTCCTGCACACTATTAGCAAGACCGTGGAGTATCTGCACTCCCAGGGG GTTGTTCATAGGGACCTCAAGCCCAGCAACATCCTGTACGTGGACGAGTCTGGGAATCCCGAGTGCCTGCGCATCTGTGACTTTGGCTTTGCCAAGCAGCTGCGGGCTGAGAATGGGCTCCTCATGACACCTTGCTACACTGCCAACTTTGTGGCACCTGAG GTGCTGAAACGCCAGGGCTACGATGAAGGCTGTGACATCTGGAGCCTGGGCATTCTGCTGTACACCATGCTGGCTGG ATACACTCCATTTGCCAACGGACCCAGTGACACACCAGAGGAAATCCTGACCCGGATCGGCAGTGGGAAGTTCACCctgagtgggggaaattggaacACGGTGTCAGAGACGGCCAAG GACCTGGTGTCCAAGATGCTGCATGTGGACCCCCACCAGCGCCTCACAGCTAAGCAGGTGCTGCAGCACCCGTGGATCACCCAGAAAGACAAGCTCCCGCAGAGCCAGCTGTCCCACCAGGACCTACAGCTTGTGAAG ggagCCATGGCAGCCACCTACTCTGCACTCAACAGCTCCAAGCCCACCCCTCAGCTGAAGCCCATCGAATCATCGATCCTGGCCCAGCGGCGGGTGAGGAAGCTGCCATCCACCACCCTGTGA